A single window of Melospiza georgiana isolate bMelGeo1 chromosome 6, bMelGeo1.pri, whole genome shotgun sequence DNA harbors:
- the LGALS3 gene encoding galectin-3 gives MSDGFSLSDALANSNNPAPCAPPGQGWPSWGNQPAAPGAFPGYPGAPAAYPGAPAAYPGAPGTCPGGPGAYPAYPGAPGAYPGAPAGPGAYPGAPGAPPATGPYPAPGQPPSGPGFGPSAPQGGPTAPQGGPTAPQGGPTPPMKVPFELPLQAGLVPRLLITITGTVNPNPNRFSLDFKRGNDVAFHFNPRFNEDNRKVIVCNSMFQNTWGKEERTAPRFPFEAGKPFKLQVLCETDHFKVAVNDAHLLQYNFRERRLNEVTKLCIGGDIALTSVVPTMI, from the exons ATGTCAGACGGTTTCTCT ctaTCTGATGCCTTGGCCAACAGCAACAACCCAGCCCCCTGTGCGCccccaggccagggctggccctcctgggggaaccagccagcagctcctggagccttCCCAGGGTACCCTGGAGCACCTGCAGCCTACCCTGGAGCACCTGCAGCCTACCCTGGGGCACCTGGAACCTGTCCTGGAGGACCTGGAGCATACCCTGCGTACCCTGGAGCACCTGGAGCTTATCCTGGAGcaccagcaggaccaggagcgtatccaggagcacctggagctccACCAGCAACAGGGCCGTATCCTGCCCCAGGACAACCACCCAGTGGCCCTGGATTTGGGCCTTCTGCTCCTCAGGGAGGACCAACAGCTCCACAGGGAGGACCAACAGCTCCACAGGGAGGACCAACCCCTCCCATG AAAGTGCCCTTtgagctgcccctgcaggcagGACTCGTCCCTCGGCTGCTCATCACCATCACTGGGACTGTGAACCCCAACCCAAACAG GTTTTCACTGGATTTCAAGAGAGGGAATGACGTTGCCTTCCACTTCAACCCTCGCTTCAACGAAGACAACAGGAAAGTCATCGTCTGCAATTCCATGTTCCAGAAcacctgggggaaggaggagaggacaGCTCCCAGGTTTCCATTTGAAGCTGGAAAACCCTTCAAG ctgcaggtgctttGTGAGACGGATCACTTCAAGGTGGCCGTGAACGACGCGCACCTGCTGCAGTACAACTTCCGCGAGAGGCGGCTCAACGAGGTCACCAAGCTCTGCATCGGGGGGGACATCGCCCTCACCAGCGTGGTGCCCACCATGATCTGA
- the MAPK1IP1L gene encoding MAPK-interacting and spindle-stabilizing protein-like isoform X1: MNVCCMNGILCCYQCLCSRKASRDNCTMSGTDDFSLADALPDQSPAKTSKVSSTKPGQQPGQPPQGWPASNPWNNPSAPPMTPTGLPPNTSASSVPFGPPPTGMYPSMPPGPPAPFPPPPTGPSCPPPGGPYPPPTVPGPVPPGQYPPPNMPFPELPRPYGGPTEPAAPPAPVGPWGSMPSGAWGPTMGGQYPAPSMPYPPPGPYSAPTQTPGAAPTVPWGTVPPGTWGPTPPGPFPPPTGSYPAPGLYPTPPNPFQVPSGPAGAPSMPGGPHPYR; encoded by the exons ATGAATGTCTGCTGCATGAATGGGATTCTCTGCTGCTATCAGTGCTTGTGCTCCAGGAAAGCTTCAAGAGATAATTG CACAATGTCTGGAACTGATGATTTTTCG TTGGCAGATGCTTTACCAGACCAGTCGCCTGCTAAAACCTCCAAAGTGAGCAGCACCaagcctggccagcagcccgGGCAGCCTCCGCAGGGCTGGCCGGCTTCCAACCCTTGGAATAACCCCAGCGCCCCCCCTATGACTCCAACGGGACTGCCGCCCAACACCTCGGCTTCCAGCGTGCCCTTCGGACCTCCTCCCACGGGAATGTATCCTTCAATGCCCCCGGGACCGCCTGctccatttcctcctcctcctaccggaccctcctgccctcctcctgGTGGTCCATATCCACCCCCAACTGTGCCAGGTCCTGTCCCACCAGGGCAGTACCCTCCACCAAATATGCCCTTTCCAGAGCTTCCACGACCTTACGGAGGTCCAACGGAGCCAGCTGCGCCTCCCGCTCCTGTTGGGCCGTGGGGATCCATGCCCTCTGGGGCATGGGGACCAACAATGGGAGGGCAGTATCCTGCTCCCAGCATGCCATATCCACCCCCAGGGCCATATTCTGCTCCCACCCAGACTCCAGGGGCTGCGCCGACGGTACCGTGGGGGACGGTGCCGCCCGGGACGTGGGGACCGACACCGCCCGGCCCATTCCCTCCACCCACGGGATCATATCCAGCTCCAGGACTATATCCTACGCCCCCTAATCCTTTTCAAGTGCCATCTGGTCCTGCTGGTGCTCCATCAATGCCTGGTGGTCCCCAT CCTTACCGCTGA
- the MAPK1IP1L gene encoding MAPK-interacting and spindle-stabilizing protein-like isoform X2, translating to MSGTDDFSLADALPDQSPAKTSKVSSTKPGQQPGQPPQGWPASNPWNNPSAPPMTPTGLPPNTSASSVPFGPPPTGMYPSMPPGPPAPFPPPPTGPSCPPPGGPYPPPTVPGPVPPGQYPPPNMPFPELPRPYGGPTEPAAPPAPVGPWGSMPSGAWGPTMGGQYPAPSMPYPPPGPYSAPTQTPGAAPTVPWGTVPPGTWGPTPPGPFPPPTGSYPAPGLYPTPPNPFQVPSGPAGAPSMPGGPHPYR from the exons ATGTCTGGAACTGATGATTTTTCG TTGGCAGATGCTTTACCAGACCAGTCGCCTGCTAAAACCTCCAAAGTGAGCAGCACCaagcctggccagcagcccgGGCAGCCTCCGCAGGGCTGGCCGGCTTCCAACCCTTGGAATAACCCCAGCGCCCCCCCTATGACTCCAACGGGACTGCCGCCCAACACCTCGGCTTCCAGCGTGCCCTTCGGACCTCCTCCCACGGGAATGTATCCTTCAATGCCCCCGGGACCGCCTGctccatttcctcctcctcctaccggaccctcctgccctcctcctgGTGGTCCATATCCACCCCCAACTGTGCCAGGTCCTGTCCCACCAGGGCAGTACCCTCCACCAAATATGCCCTTTCCAGAGCTTCCACGACCTTACGGAGGTCCAACGGAGCCAGCTGCGCCTCCCGCTCCTGTTGGGCCGTGGGGATCCATGCCCTCTGGGGCATGGGGACCAACAATGGGAGGGCAGTATCCTGCTCCCAGCATGCCATATCCACCCCCAGGGCCATATTCTGCTCCCACCCAGACTCCAGGGGCTGCGCCGACGGTACCGTGGGGGACGGTGCCGCCCGGGACGTGGGGACCGACACCGCCCGGCCCATTCCCTCCACCCACGGGATCATATCCAGCTCCAGGACTATATCCTACGCCCCCTAATCCTTTTCAAGTGCCATCTGGTCCTGCTGGTGCTCCATCAATGCCTGGTGGTCCCCAT CCTTACCGCTGA